In Akkermansia muciniphila, one DNA window encodes the following:
- a CDS encoding glycosyltransferase family 2 protein, whose translation MNPSELPSISIILTGHNEESCIRDAIRSVFGQDYEGPVEIILSDDGSSDGTFAVMQEMAAQYKGPYRVVLNRNETPLGRGPHIRQAIGLASHEWILRQDGDDCSFPWRCRLFAWAVMERPDAVAVVSQMTSVYEEPGVAFEFPAFPAAPREMPTLALQEGAFSSAAHYGGSMMIRKSACEWGNSLRMTASFEDDLMGFHAWLQGNIYEMPGISLYYYRFALKNICAVNSAFRFADMRTAEAFEKRELEMKSQLKKSKEAGLELCGELLEGLAPVFRSLEELLAEMEERRKIINSIDRQQDWWSYSFGQRWALRRPGWMGIVHCLPQKLYLFCMVFFFKLRKVKRAVCGTRQTLE comes from the coding sequence ATGAACCCTTCGGAACTTCCTTCCATCAGCATTATCCTGACCGGGCATAATGAGGAGAGCTGCATCAGGGATGCTATCCGGAGCGTATTCGGGCAGGATTATGAAGGACCGGTTGAAATTATTCTTTCGGATGACGGCTCTTCCGACGGGACCTTCGCTGTCATGCAGGAAATGGCGGCTCAATATAAGGGGCCGTACCGGGTAGTCCTGAACCGGAATGAAACGCCGCTGGGGCGCGGGCCTCATATCCGGCAGGCGATTGGTCTGGCTTCCCATGAATGGATTCTCCGTCAGGATGGGGACGATTGTTCTTTCCCCTGGAGATGCAGGCTTTTTGCCTGGGCGGTGATGGAACGCCCGGATGCCGTGGCTGTGGTCAGCCAGATGACCAGCGTCTATGAGGAACCGGGCGTTGCGTTTGAATTCCCGGCCTTCCCTGCTGCTCCGCGGGAAATGCCGACTCTTGCGCTTCAGGAGGGGGCCTTTTCTTCTGCCGCCCATTACGGCGGAAGCATGATGATCAGGAAGAGCGCCTGCGAATGGGGCAACTCCCTGCGGATGACGGCCAGTTTTGAAGACGATTTGATGGGGTTTCACGCATGGCTTCAGGGCAATATTTATGAAATGCCGGGCATATCCTTATATTATTACCGGTTTGCCCTTAAAAATATTTGCGCCGTCAACAGCGCGTTCCGGTTTGCCGACATGCGGACGGCGGAGGCCTTTGAAAAAAGGGAGCTGGAAATGAAAAGCCAGTTGAAAAAAAGCAAGGAGGCGGGGCTGGAATTGTGCGGGGAATTACTGGAGGGCCTTGCTCCGGTTTTTCGTTCGCTGGAAGAACTGCTTGCCGAAATGGAGGAGAGGAGAAAAATAATCAACAGCATTGACCGGCAGCAGGATTGGTGGAGTTATTCCTTTGGGCAGAGATGGGCCTTAAGGCGGCCGGGATGGATGGGGATCGTCCACTGCCTGCCGCAGAAGCTGTATTTGTTCTGCATGGTCTTCTTTTTCAAGCTCAGAAAAGTAAAAAGGGCCGTTTGCGGAACGCGGCAGACTTTGGAGTGA
- a CDS encoding glycosyltransferase family 2 protein, which translates to MQKPFFSIMIPAYHLKDDIAAVLQSVLVQTFQDVEIGSSDELASIIPTAFARITDCSTSIERNLRDASWERANGFYKAGICRNTEGDALFFCYPAIYKPPFMGKCRSRLFFNKPT; encoded by the coding sequence ATGCAGAAACCGTTTTTCAGCATTATGATTCCGGCTTATCATCTGAAAGATGATATTGCTGCCGTCCTTCAGTCAGTACTGGTTCAAACATTTCAGGATGTTGAAATCGGTTCTTCCGATGAGCTCGCTTCCATCATCCCAACAGCATTCGCCAGGATAACGGATTGTTCTACAAGTATTGAAAGAAATCTCCGCGATGCCTCCTGGGAAAGGGCAAACGGCTTTTACAAGGCCGGCATCTGTAGAAATACGGAAGGAGATGCCTTATTTTTTTGTTACCCGGCCATTTACAAGCCGCCTTTTATGGGGAAATGCCGGAGCCGACTATTTTTTAACAAGCCGACTTAA
- a CDS encoding lipopolysaccharide biosynthesis protein, with the protein MEESRVKKSLLNARVNLIFYVLILLISFFSRKIFLNCLGADFVGLTGTLMSLLNFLNLAELGISTAIGYVLYKPIFEHDETRINEIISVLGYMYRWIGRLIIAAGVALSCFLPVIFPSTGFSYGIIYFAYYSFLASSLIGYFANYRQTLLGADQRNYVVAFYFQTASIIKIICQMLSAWYTGSYYLWIGIELFFGIIYSFILNWKINQVYPWLKSNVALGKELFKKYPEVTKYTKQLFMHRLGSFFQFQMTPFLVYAFVSLQMAAYFGNYSTIVDKLHLLVNNLLGSTEASVGNLIAEGNEGKIRKVFSELFSLRMLIAGTVCFPLYQLLEPFITLWLGAEYILPREIMLLLVIRLFITITRGVVDQFLYGYGLFWDVWAPLAESVINISVAIIGGYLWGLPGVLLGGVSSLILIVGIWKPFMLYNWGFRKNVMSYWFQFGYQLALVSISAVFMDWIWKFVPLQPSASFFSWFLCAFLMAVSYGGVTVLLMYCGTQGMRGMAHRAVAIVETRLPWRKKN; encoded by the coding sequence ATGGAAGAATCCCGCGTAAAGAAAAGCCTGTTGAACGCCAGGGTCAATCTCATTTTTTATGTTTTGATTCTTCTCATTTCTTTTTTTTCAAGGAAAATATTCTTGAATTGCCTGGGTGCCGATTTTGTCGGTTTGACGGGAACATTAATGAGTCTGCTGAATTTCCTCAATTTGGCGGAACTTGGCATAAGCACGGCTATCGGGTATGTGCTTTACAAGCCTATCTTTGAGCATGATGAAACCAGGATTAATGAAATTATCTCCGTGCTGGGATACATGTACCGGTGGATAGGGCGGCTGATCATCGCGGCTGGAGTAGCGCTTTCCTGTTTCCTCCCGGTTATTTTCCCTTCCACGGGCTTTTCCTATGGAATCATCTATTTTGCTTATTATTCCTTTCTGGCCTCTTCCCTGATCGGGTATTTCGCCAACTACAGGCAGACCCTTTTGGGAGCGGACCAGAGGAATTACGTGGTGGCGTTTTATTTCCAGACGGCATCCATCATCAAAATCATATGCCAGATGCTGTCAGCATGGTATACGGGAAGCTATTATCTATGGATAGGGATAGAACTGTTCTTCGGCATTATTTACTCCTTCATCCTGAATTGGAAGATCAATCAGGTATATCCCTGGCTGAAAAGCAATGTGGCCCTGGGGAAGGAACTGTTCAAAAAATATCCTGAAGTCACTAAATACACCAAGCAGCTGTTTATGCATCGGCTGGGAAGCTTTTTCCAGTTTCAGATGACGCCGTTTCTGGTATATGCCTTTGTTTCCCTCCAGATGGCGGCCTATTTCGGCAACTATTCCACCATTGTGGATAAACTGCACCTTCTGGTCAATAATCTGCTCGGCAGTACGGAAGCCAGTGTGGGCAACTTGATTGCGGAGGGAAATGAGGGAAAAATCCGCAAAGTGTTTAGTGAGCTGTTTTCCCTGCGCATGCTGATTGCCGGCACGGTATGTTTCCCCCTTTACCAGCTTCTGGAGCCATTCATCACGCTTTGGCTGGGGGCGGAATATATCCTTCCCCGGGAAATCATGCTGTTGCTTGTCATCAGGCTGTTCATCACCATTACGCGGGGGGTTGTGGATCAGTTTTTATACGGTTACGGTTTGTTTTGGGATGTGTGGGCTCCTCTTGCGGAAAGCGTGATCAACATTTCCGTGGCGATCATCGGAGGTTACTTATGGGGATTACCCGGCGTTCTGTTGGGGGGAGTCTCCAGCCTGATACTTATTGTGGGCATATGGAAGCCCTTCATGCTGTATAACTGGGGATTCAGAAAAAATGTGATGAGTTACTGGTTCCAGTTCGGTTACCAGCTGGCGCTGGTTTCGATTTCGGCCGTGTTCATGGACTGGATCTGGAAATTCGTTCCTCTGCAGCCTTCCGCATCTTTCTTCTCCTGGTTTTTATGCGCCTTTCTCATGGCCGTCTCCTATGGCGGAGTGACGGTTCTTTTAATGTATTGCGGTACGCAGGGCATGCGCGGCATGGCGCACCGCGCGGTGGCGATTGTGGAAACCCGGTTGCCGTGGCGGAAGAAAAATTGA
- a CDS encoding glycosyltransferase family 4 protein produces MSKGRILIVTYVFPPEEGGVGMAAYEMARSLNSLGWDIHVLTRPLDSPEDSFRSRPYSPLTTLPDTLTKNRARLREYLNGFLEDFRPDVIIYHSWADWCREELLDAARDSGIPFFLRSHGTATNFHSFFRLNYPPFFGLKKWLCSFFQIRRNILNVCRKSPLNRLVFLDPYGTLFKSFDYYYASRRKLSNYSCIPNTFPALKRTAPFFREKYGLSSTPVFTCPASASMRKRQLLFIRHVKRTHLQQITFLFLIPQRNSYAEQMEQAIGDDPRFRILYRLPRPEVEAAITESHAVFLYSFQEQQPLSILEAMSCGVPWFAPDAGALSTLEGGIVLKNASPSALEKAVESLTDETTRETLGRKGLRQWEARYAPDAVNRKWEELLFSSIRPGEKSPFASSIVPDHLSTC; encoded by the coding sequence GTGAGCAAGGGCAGGATTCTCATCGTTACATATGTTTTTCCTCCGGAAGAAGGAGGCGTGGGCATGGCTGCCTATGAGATGGCCCGCAGCCTGAACTCCCTGGGCTGGGACATCCATGTCCTCACGCGCCCTCTGGATTCACCGGAGGATTCTTTCCGCTCCCGCCCATACAGCCCTCTCACCACCCTGCCGGACACCCTGACTAAGAACAGAGCCCGCTTAAGGGAATATCTGAACGGGTTTCTGGAAGATTTCCGGCCGGATGTTATTATCTACCACTCCTGGGCGGATTGGTGCCGGGAAGAATTGCTGGACGCGGCACGGGATTCAGGCATTCCATTTTTCCTCCGCTCCCATGGAACAGCCACCAATTTCCATTCTTTTTTCCGCCTTAACTACCCTCCTTTTTTCGGTCTGAAAAAATGGCTCTGCTCCTTTTTCCAAATACGCAGGAATATCCTCAACGTATGCCGGAAATCACCTCTAAACCGCCTCGTTTTTCTCGACCCTTACGGAACACTTTTCAAAAGCTTTGATTATTATTACGCATCCAGACGCAAACTTTCCAATTATTCCTGCATTCCCAACACCTTCCCGGCTCTGAAAAGAACCGCTCCTTTTTTCCGGGAAAAATACGGACTTTCCTCCACCCCCGTTTTCACCTGCCCCGCCAGCGCCAGCATGAGGAAACGGCAGCTTCTCTTCATCCGCCATGTGAAACGCACCCATCTTCAGCAGATCACGTTTCTTTTTCTCATTCCCCAGCGCAATTCCTATGCGGAACAAATGGAACAGGCCATCGGGGATGATCCCAGATTCAGGATTCTCTACAGGCTCCCGCGTCCGGAGGTAGAAGCCGCCATTACGGAAAGCCATGCCGTTTTTCTTTACTCCTTCCAGGAACAGCAACCCCTCTCCATTCTGGAGGCGATGTCATGCGGCGTTCCCTGGTTCGCTCCGGATGCAGGAGCCCTTTCCACCCTGGAAGGGGGAATCGTCCTGAAAAACGCATCCCCCTCCGCGCTGGAAAAAGCTGTGGAATCGCTGACGGACGAAACAACACGGGAAACACTGGGACGTAAGGGCCTCCGGCAATGGGAAGCCCGTTACGCCCCCGACGCAGTAAACAGGAAGTGGGAGGAACTGCTTTTTTCCTCCATCCGTCCGGGAGAAAAGTCTCCGTTCGCGTCCTCCATCGTTCCGGACCATTTATCCACCTGCTAA
- a CDS encoding glycosyltransferase family 4 protein, with amino-acid sequence MTPKRPRPVLAIAADLPLGRLLTSFRNKDRRAIPWIFSLFHALESQEDFDIHWITLSKAVSAAETIRMRNQTIHILPLGSMGKNILTAHFLTVRRIRKTLNDIQPDLLHVWGVEQAYALAGIAFRGKKLLSYQGALTAYCQRAPQAFLLHMQALWERMAVKHYDLITCESPWACDRVAEIAPQARLSCMEYGVEPSFYHLDRSPSPEPSCLFAGTIYELKGISYLVEAFTHPSLSHVQLFVAGNGALRERLEARSTPNIHWLGGISREELQQRLSTAWFLVHPTLGDCCPNIVKEARVMGLPVITTEEGGQTQYVQDGVSGYIVPVRNSDAIREAAQKLSASLDKAMSMGMERHQECRRLLDVKQTVTGCLSRYHTMLYSR; translated from the coding sequence ATGACGCCCAAACGCCCCCGTCCCGTATTAGCCATAGCAGCGGATCTCCCTCTGGGCCGGCTGCTGACGTCTTTCCGCAACAAGGACCGGCGTGCGATTCCCTGGATTTTTTCCCTTTTCCATGCTCTGGAATCTCAGGAAGATTTTGACATCCACTGGATTACTCTCAGCAAAGCCGTTTCCGCCGCGGAAACTATCCGGATGCGCAACCAGACCATCCATATTCTTCCCCTGGGCAGCATGGGCAAAAATATCCTGACGGCCCATTTCCTGACCGTCCGGAGAATACGCAAGACCCTGAACGATATCCAGCCGGACCTCCTGCACGTATGGGGCGTGGAGCAGGCTTACGCTCTGGCGGGGATTGCTTTCCGGGGAAAGAAGCTCCTTTCCTACCAGGGGGCCCTCACCGCCTACTGCCAGCGCGCTCCGCAGGCCTTCCTCCTCCATATGCAGGCCCTTTGGGAACGCATGGCCGTCAAACATTATGATCTTATCACGTGCGAATCCCCCTGGGCATGCGACCGCGTTGCGGAAATTGCCCCCCAGGCCCGCCTGTCCTGCATGGAATACGGCGTGGAACCTTCCTTTTACCATCTTGACAGAAGCCCGTCTCCAGAACCTTCCTGCCTCTTTGCCGGAACCATTTACGAACTGAAGGGCATCTCCTATCTGGTGGAGGCCTTCACGCATCCGTCCCTTTCCCATGTCCAGCTGTTCGTGGCGGGCAACGGCGCCCTCAGGGAAAGGCTGGAAGCCCGGTCCACCCCCAATATCCACTGGCTGGGCGGCATTTCCCGCGAAGAACTCCAGCAGCGCCTCTCCACGGCGTGGTTCCTGGTGCATCCCACCCTGGGGGATTGCTGCCCCAATATCGTGAAGGAGGCAAGAGTCATGGGCCTTCCGGTAATCACCACGGAAGAAGGCGGGCAGACTCAATATGTCCAGGACGGCGTATCCGGCTATATTGTCCCGGTCCGCAACAGCGACGCCATCAGGGAGGCCGCGCAGAAACTTTCAGCCAGCCTGGATAAGGCCATGTCCATGGGAATGGAGCGGCATCAGGAATGCCGCCGCCTGCTGGACGTAAAGCAGACAGTAACCGGGTGCCTGTCACGTTATCATACCATGCTGTATTCACGCTGA
- a CDS encoding acyltransferase: MKLFLIHLLSGIGRLLLRLKGVRTGTGVILSGLPLIKKFPGASITIGNGVTIHSLTRMNPVLSHHTCLAALSNQASIILEDGCGISGAALVCVNGIRIGRHTLIGADALILDNDMHYPRSGSRWGSTLGQPEQGQPISIGEGCFIGARATILKGVTIGSGSVVAAGAVVTRDVPPGCLAIGNPAVNKPLPERLKHPRETQQAICP; encoded by the coding sequence ATGAAATTATTCCTTATCCATCTGCTTTCAGGAATAGGACGTCTGCTGCTCAGGCTCAAGGGGGTGCGCACCGGAACGGGCGTCATTCTTTCCGGGCTTCCCCTCATTAAAAAATTCCCGGGAGCGTCCATCACCATCGGCAACGGAGTCACCATCCACTCCCTGACCCGGATGAATCCGGTACTTTCCCATCACACCTGCCTAGCCGCCCTTTCCAATCAGGCAAGCATCATTCTGGAGGACGGCTGCGGCATCAGCGGAGCCGCCCTGGTCTGCGTCAACGGCATCCGCATCGGACGCCACACGCTGATAGGAGCGGACGCGCTGATTCTGGACAACGACATGCACTATCCCCGGAGCGGCTCCAGGTGGGGATCAACTCTGGGGCAGCCCGAACAGGGGCAGCCCATTTCCATCGGGGAAGGATGCTTCATCGGAGCCAGGGCCACCATTTTGAAAGGAGTCACCATCGGCTCCGGCTCCGTAGTCGCCGCAGGAGCCGTCGTCACCCGGGATGTGCCTCCCGGCTGCCTGGCCATCGGAAATCCCGCAGTAAATAAACCGCTCCCCGAACGTCTCAAACATCCCCGGGAAACACAACAAGCCATCTGCCCTTGA
- a CDS encoding acyltransferase family protein, with product MTPQNPTILLPSSREHWIDISRFLAACLIVCVHAPAFSFASLFQLPVFNGRVAFFLILAGYFMGRNNSWKKAFKRGYTLLIPFLFWNVVISFLHPGIMNMELPEYLCNLVGFRSLFTPDFIPFSINELTGEPFSPPTWFLRDIILCSLISPSC from the coding sequence ATGACACCGCAAAATCCTACAATTTTATTACCCTCATCCCGGGAACATTGGATTGACATATCCCGATTCCTCGCGGCATGCCTGATTGTATGCGTCCACGCGCCGGCCTTTTCTTTCGCCAGCCTGTTCCAGCTTCCGGTTTTCAACGGCCGCGTGGCATTTTTCCTGATTCTGGCAGGTTATTTCATGGGCCGGAATAATTCCTGGAAAAAAGCGTTCAAACGGGGTTATACGCTTCTCATTCCCTTTCTGTTCTGGAATGTAGTCATCTCTTTCCTCCATCCGGGAATCATGAATATGGAATTGCCGGAATACTTATGCAATCTTGTAGGCTTCCGCTCCCTTTTCACTCCCGATTTTATTCCTTTTTCCATCAATGAATTGACGGGAGAGCCCTTTTCCCCGCCCACATGGTTTTTGAGGGATATTATTCTCTGCTCCCTCATTTCCCCATCCTGCTGA
- a CDS encoding GDSL-type esterase/lipase family protein, which produces MFPKKIKACILFFLLTVPAALGAVWCAKHAYRYHLAVHPLPYSPEQGALLEKHRQDKRNARLNPHAPVLFLGSSTMEFWLREGKRSWETWFSPLGCLNLGTRSETTGNLLWRINDGLTSPLTPKIIVLYSGVNNLGVQKSLGWTAFQGNVAIVKKIREIYSPETTAIIVIPPLIAQKGSRMETFRNCLLQHDFGKNVHVLPLHFFLPGKDASLYTWDGLHLNALGYEAISPPLFRFLQQLLSRSSL; this is translated from the coding sequence ATGTTCCCAAAAAAAATTAAGGCCTGTATTCTCTTTTTTCTTTTAACCGTTCCGGCCGCATTAGGCGCCGTCTGGTGCGCCAAACACGCCTACCGTTACCATTTGGCTGTCCATCCCCTGCCCTATTCCCCGGAACAGGGCGCCCTGCTGGAAAAACACCGGCAGGACAAACGCAACGCCCGGCTGAATCCCCATGCCCCCGTGTTGTTCCTGGGCTCCTCCACCATGGAATTCTGGCTGAGAGAAGGGAAACGTTCCTGGGAAACCTGGTTTTCCCCTCTGGGATGCCTCAACCTGGGAACCAGAAGCGAGACCACGGGCAACCTGCTCTGGCGCATCAATGACGGCCTGACAAGCCCGCTGACTCCCAAAATAATCGTCCTGTATTCGGGAGTCAACAATCTGGGAGTGCAAAAAAGCCTGGGATGGACGGCTTTTCAGGGAAACGTGGCCATCGTCAAAAAAATCAGGGAGATTTACAGCCCGGAGACGACCGCCATCATTGTCATTCCCCCGCTTATCGCGCAAAAAGGGTCGCGCATGGAAACCTTCAGAAATTGTCTGCTCCAACACGACTTTGGAAAAAATGTCCATGTCCTCCCCCTTCATTTCTTCCTTCCGGGAAAGGATGCCAGCCTTTATACTTGGGACGGCCTTCATCTCAACGCCCTGGGATATGAAGCCATCTCGCCTCCGCTTTTCCGCTTCCTCCAACAGCTTTTAAGCAGGAGCAGTCTTTAG
- the miaA gene encoding tRNA (adenosine(37)-N6)-dimethylallyltransferase MiaA, translated as MIEPFPPNQAAFPMTLFLAGPTGSGKSAAAVELAEMLDAEIVSSDAYQVYREMPILTAAPSPADRERVPHHMVSIIPVQRNWNATEHYHRAMRCMEEIRARGKIAIVTGGSGLYFKFLSHGLSEAPPGDAALRASFADCSTEALYARLSSLDPEGAASTDAANRRYVERNLEIVLAGGKPLSFWKRNWLAPPRGPGWVISRDVPELDGRIARRAARMMQEGAVEEAASLGPCSATAERTLGLALIRSMLRGEISRENCQIQLALATRQYAKRQRTWLKREQWLRKLPAFPSDSPRVLAERIMKELESSPSFIRR; from the coding sequence ATGATTGAACCTTTTCCACCCAATCAGGCAGCATTTCCCATGACCCTGTTCCTGGCAGGTCCCACCGGGTCGGGGAAATCCGCGGCAGCCGTGGAACTGGCGGAGATGCTGGACGCAGAAATTGTCAGTTCCGACGCTTACCAGGTGTACCGGGAAATGCCCATCCTGACGGCGGCGCCTTCCCCGGCGGACCGGGAACGGGTTCCCCACCACATGGTTTCCATTATTCCCGTCCAAAGGAACTGGAATGCCACGGAACACTACCACCGCGCCATGCGCTGCATGGAAGAAATCCGCGCACGCGGGAAAATAGCCATCGTCACGGGAGGTTCCGGCCTGTACTTTAAATTCCTCTCCCACGGCCTGTCGGAAGCGCCACCGGGGGACGCTGCTCTCCGCGCCTCGTTCGCGGACTGTTCCACGGAAGCGCTATACGCCAGGCTTTCTTCCCTGGACCCGGAAGGAGCGGCCTCGACGGATGCCGCCAACCGGCGTTATGTGGAACGCAATCTGGAAATCGTCCTTGCCGGAGGGAAACCTCTTTCCTTCTGGAAGAGGAACTGGCTGGCCCCGCCACGCGGACCCGGCTGGGTCATCAGCAGGGATGTTCCTGAACTGGACGGAAGAATCGCCCGCCGTGCCGCACGCATGATGCAGGAGGGCGCGGTGGAGGAAGCGGCTTCCCTCGGCCCATGCTCCGCCACAGCGGAACGCACCCTGGGCCTGGCATTGATACGAAGCATGCTGCGCGGGGAAATCTCCCGTGAAAACTGCCAGATCCAGCTGGCCCTCGCCACCCGGCAATACGCCAAACGGCAGCGCACCTGGCTGAAACGCGAACAATGGCTCCGGAAACTTCCGGCTTTCCCTTCCGACTCTCCCCGGGTTCTTGCAGAACGCATCATGAAGGAACTGGAATCTTCACCCTCTTTCATACGCCGTTAA
- the mnmA gene encoding tRNA 2-thiouridine(34) synthase MnmA: MARILVGLSGGVDSSVAAALLVEQGHDVVGAYMKNWVNDEGIPGECPWEQDIQDALAVAKTTGIEFRVIDLVDEYRARIVNYLIEGYRAGYTPNPDVLCNREMKFGVFLDYALEQGFDCVATGHYARRMDTPQGAFILRGRDPNKDQSYFLSLMRPDQIARAVFPLGDLLKPEVRVLAETYGLPTARKKDSQGICFIGQVKMSDFLRHYLPDKPGKIVDTEGRMLGTHNGLHLFTMGQRKGHGVASPREGVAYVVVGKDVQRNRLILGYEDTSTRGLYASRAVVGGISNTLAPLPARVMAQPRYRAKAEWASCEYLEEGKVHLAFDTPLRALAVGQVCAFYDGGKLLGGGFFESIEP, translated from the coding sequence GTGGCACGCATCCTTGTAGGCTTATCAGGCGGAGTGGACAGCTCCGTGGCAGCGGCCCTGCTCGTGGAGCAGGGCCATGACGTAGTGGGGGCCTACATGAAAAACTGGGTGAATGACGAAGGCATTCCCGGAGAATGCCCGTGGGAACAGGACATTCAGGACGCGCTGGCCGTCGCCAAAACAACAGGTATTGAATTCCGGGTCATCGACCTGGTGGACGAATACCGCGCCCGCATCGTGAATTATCTGATTGAAGGCTACCGCGCCGGATATACGCCCAACCCGGACGTATTGTGCAACCGGGAAATGAAGTTCGGTGTCTTCTTGGATTATGCCCTGGAACAGGGATTCGACTGCGTCGCCACCGGCCATTACGCCCGCAGGATGGACACGCCGCAAGGGGCTTTCATCCTGCGCGGGCGGGACCCGAACAAGGATCAGTCCTACTTCCTGTCCCTGATGCGCCCGGACCAGATAGCCCGCGCCGTATTTCCCCTTGGGGATCTGCTGAAACCGGAAGTGCGCGTTCTCGCGGAAACATACGGGCTCCCCACGGCACGCAAGAAAGACAGCCAGGGCATCTGCTTCATCGGCCAGGTAAAAATGAGCGATTTCCTGCGCCACTACCTGCCGGACAAGCCCGGCAAAATCGTGGACACGGAAGGCAGGATGCTCGGCACGCACAACGGCCTGCATCTGTTCACCATGGGCCAGAGGAAAGGGCACGGCGTCGCCTCCCCGCGGGAGGGAGTCGCCTATGTGGTGGTGGGAAAGGACGTCCAACGCAACCGCCTGATTCTGGGATATGAAGACACGTCCACGCGGGGATTGTACGCGTCCCGCGCCGTGGTCGGCGGCATTTCCAACACGCTCGCCCCCCTGCCGGCCCGCGTCATGGCCCAGCCCCGCTACCGGGCCAAGGCGGAATGGGCATCCTGCGAATATCTGGAAGAAGGGAAAGTGCACCTGGCCTTTGACACGCCCCTGCGGGCACTGGCCGTGGGACAGGTCTGCGCCTTTTATGACGGAGGCAAGTTGCTCGGGGGCGGCTTTTTTGAATCCATAGAACCATGA
- the mnmE gene encoding tRNA uridine-5-carboxymethylaminomethyl(34) synthesis GTPase MnmE: MTDPERTIAAQATAAGQGAIAVIRMSGPGCMDILKQCTPAAFTERLRPRRATLVRIRDAEGAAIDQALVTWFPAPASYTGEDTAEISCHGGMLVTDRLLKRLYQCGASPAEPGEFTKRAFLNGRMDLTQAEAVMDVISAGSDLALKAAQTQLDGGVGAQVDALKDSLVHVLAHIEAYIDFPDEDISPDTASDLLARLRSMEEKLSALLRTAEGGRLLREGIRTAIAGPPNVGKSSLLNTLLGYDRAIVSNIAGTTRDTVEESVQLAGLALRLIDTAGIRESSDVIEQAGITRTNRALEAADLVLEVADASMPRVKDLPSPALTAPRLLILNKRDLGIHPDWEAVPGIRFSCATGEGRKELEKAIVQAFASSLPGETGSSLVAINARHQHELGLCREHVRLASESISRQESPEFTALELREALTHLGEITGAVDTEDVLGAIFSSFCLGK; this comes from the coding sequence ATGACTGACCCGGAACGCACCATAGCCGCGCAGGCCACCGCCGCAGGACAGGGAGCCATCGCCGTCATCCGCATGAGCGGCCCCGGCTGCATGGACATCCTGAAACAATGCACCCCCGCGGCTTTCACGGAACGCCTCCGGCCGCGCAGGGCGACACTGGTCCGCATCCGGGACGCGGAAGGAGCCGCCATTGACCAGGCGCTTGTCACCTGGTTCCCCGCCCCTGCCAGTTATACGGGGGAAGACACCGCGGAAATCTCCTGCCATGGCGGCATGCTGGTGACGGACCGCCTGCTGAAACGCCTTTACCAATGCGGGGCCTCCCCTGCGGAACCGGGAGAGTTCACAAAAAGGGCCTTCCTGAACGGGCGCATGGACCTGACCCAGGCGGAAGCCGTGATGGATGTGATTTCCGCCGGTAGCGACCTGGCTCTGAAAGCCGCGCAAACCCAGCTGGACGGAGGCGTCGGCGCCCAGGTGGACGCACTGAAAGACAGCCTGGTTCATGTGCTGGCCCATATTGAAGCCTATATTGATTTTCCGGATGAAGACATCTCCCCGGACACCGCCTCCGATCTGCTGGCGCGCCTCCGGAGCATGGAGGAAAAGCTTTCCGCCCTCCTCCGAACTGCCGAAGGCGGACGCCTGTTGCGGGAAGGCATCCGAACGGCGATCGCCGGACCTCCCAACGTGGGAAAATCCAGCCTGTTGAATACCCTGCTGGGGTATGACCGGGCCATTGTCAGCAATATTGCCGGAACCACGCGGGACACGGTGGAGGAATCCGTTCAACTGGCCGGGCTGGCCCTGCGGCTGATTGATACGGCAGGCATCCGCGAATCTTCCGACGTCATTGAACAGGCTGGCATTACCCGCACCAACAGGGCGCTTGAAGCCGCGGATCTGGTTCTGGAAGTAGCGGATGCCTCCATGCCCCGGGTAAAAGACCTCCCCTCCCCTGCTCTCACCGCCCCCCGGCTGCTTATTCTGAACAAGCGCGACCTCGGAATCCACCCGGACTGGGAGGCTGTGCCCGGCATCCGGTTTTCCTGCGCCACCGGGGAAGGAAGGAAAGAATTGGAGAAAGCCATTGTTCAGGCCTTTGCCTCCTCCCTGCCCGGTGAAACGGGCAGTTCCCTGGTAGCCATCAATGCCCGCCACCAGCATGAACTTGGCCTCTGCCGGGAGCATGTCCGGCTGGCTTCGGAATCCATTTCCCGCCAGGAAAGTCCTGAATTCACGGCCCTGGAACTGAGGGAGGCCCTGACGCACCTGGGGGAAATCACCGGAGCCGTGGATACGGAAGACGTGCTGGGCGCCATTTTTTCCTCCTTCTGCCTGGGGAAATAA